One region of Bactrocera neohumeralis isolate Rockhampton chromosome 5, APGP_CSIRO_Bneo_wtdbg2-racon-allhic-juicebox.fasta_v2, whole genome shotgun sequence genomic DNA includes:
- the LOC126760528 gene encoding LOW QUALITY PROTEIN: katanin p60 ATPase-containing subunit A-like 2 (The sequence of the model RefSeq protein was modified relative to this genomic sequence to represent the inferred CDS: deleted 1 base in 1 codon), translating to MLREDDIRNAAARRRNLLFLTQRFLADNGFYQAAEALKNEARLPAEEYELCDNIDLDSIYLEYASYYHLKFGKYPKIVRKLKPTVKLEVNAKSKSKTKNTLTHTTSATQAELPPAEPLSNPGDLELTVKKVESLSSIGSASTIVASSSTGNIGGEENRASALVRLQEIEHPAGAGAAADGLLNQQDWQNLAELVKTTIMRDELKLSWTDMCGNASAVEIVKEAVLTPLKYPQLFANGLRPWKSVLLHGPPGSGKTLLAKILYAETRNQVTFFNVTSSVVVSKWRGESEKIMRILFHMAQKHAPSIIFFDEIEGLTSRRDRPSDHESSKRFKNELLQLLDGMEQHMSSVLSSVFVLASSNLPWDIDDAFLRRFEKKLLVQLPNAIERALLIGKQLPIMLAVTKEQIELLVRISEHFTGDEIRLACKEIAMQMIRRATRVSRSDEKTQEAVSLQQAFEQIKPLSLKLMKRHLQWQEGHGS from the exons ATGTTACGGGAAGATGATATACGCAATGCAGCAGCGCGACGTCGAAACTTGCTGTTTCTCACACAACGATTTCTTGCCGACAATGGCTTCTATCAAGCGGCTGAGGCGTTAAAGAACGAGGCACGACTGCCAGCCGAAGAATATGAGCTTTGCGACAATATCGATTTGGATAGCATTTACTTGGAATACGCCAGCTATTATCACCTGAAATTCGGAAAGTATCCGAAGATTGTGCGCAAGTTAAAGCCCACCGTGAAGTTGGAGGTGAATGCGAAAAGTAAATCGAAGACGAAGAACACGCTGACGCACACGACCAGTGCAACGCAGGCTGAGCTACCGCCAGCTGAGCCATTATCGAATCCAGGTGATTTAGAGCTGACCGTTAAGAAAGTGGAGAGTTTGAGTTCTATTGGGAGCGCTAGCACCATAGTGGCGAGCAGCAGCACTGGCAATATAGGTGGCGAAGAGAACCGCGCATCAGCGCTAGTACGTTTGCAAGAGATCGAACACCCGGCTGGTGCTGGTGCCGCAGCTGATGGACTGTTAAATCAGCAGGATTGGCAGAATCTGGCGGAGCTCGTAAAGACGACAATAATGCGTGATGAACTCAAGCTCAGCTGGACGGATATGTGTGGGAATGCGAGCGCCGTGGAAATTGTTAAGGAGGCTGTGCTCACACCACTCAAGTACCCGCAGCTCTTTGCGAACGGTTTGCGTCCGTGGAAGTCGGTGCTGCTGCATGGCCCACCCGGCAGCGGCAAGACATTGCTTGCGAAAATTCTCTACGCTGAAACGCGCAATCAAGTGACTTTCTTCAATGTGACCAGCAGTGTGGTGGTGTCCAAGTGGCGCGGCGAGTCCGAAAAAATAATGCGTATACTCTTTCACATGGCACAAAAGCACGCGCCCTCGATTATTTTCTTTGACGAAATCGAGGGTCTAACATCACGTCGTGACCGTCCGAGCGATCATGAGTCATCGAAACGTTTCAAGAATGAACTGTTGCAGCTGTTGGATGGCATGGAACAGCATATGAGTAGTGTA TTGAGTAGTGTATTTGTGCTGGCAAGCAGCAATCTGCCGTGGGATATTGATGATGCTTTTCTGCGACGTTTCGAAAAGAAACTTTTGGTACAACTACCCAACGCTATAGAACGCGCTTTACTCATCGGCAAGCAGCTGCCTATAATGCTGGCAGTGACGAAAGAGCAAATAGAATTATTGGTGCGCATCTCAGAGCATTTCACCGGCGATGAAATACGTTTGGCCTGCAAAGAGATCGCCATGCAAATGATTAGACGTGCAACGCGTGTTTCTAGATCGGATGAAAAGACGCAGGAGGCGGTGTCACTGCAGCAAGCTTTCGAGCAAATCAAGCCGTTGAGCCTGAAGTTGATGAAACGTCATCTGCAGTGGCAAGAGGGGCATGGCTCGTAA